In Callospermophilus lateralis isolate mCalLat2 chromosome 18, mCalLat2.hap1, whole genome shotgun sequence, one DNA window encodes the following:
- the LOC143384242 gene encoding vomeronasal type-1 receptor 4-like — protein MDSRDVAMGLMLLSQSAVGILGNFSLLYYHLVLFCNECTLRSTNLILRHLVIANSLVILGRGIPQTIAAFGLKSFFSDFVCQLILYMQRVGRSVSIFITCLLSIFQNITISPVNSCWKDLKERAPKYIGFSISLCWILYMVVNSIFPLYVLGKWNSKNLIVKRYLRYCLYTGPDNITNSLYAALLVFPEVVFSLLMIWSSGSMVLLLYRHKQRVQHIHSMKVSPRSCPESRATQRILVLVGSFLSFHTLSSILNVCVTLHFNPSWWLVNTNALISMCFPTVSPFLLMNHNSFLSRLCS, from the coding sequence ATGGACTCCAGAGACGTGGCCATGGGACTGATGCTCTTATCACAGTCTGCAGTTGGAATCCTGGGAAATTTCTCTCTGCTTTATTATCATTTAGTCCTTTTCTGCAATGAGTGCACATTAAGGTCCACAAATTTGATACTCAGGCACTTGGTCATAGCCAACTCTTTGGTCATTCTTGGCAGAGGAATTCCCCAGACAATTGCAGCTTTTGGGTTGAAGTCCTTCTTCAGTGATTTTGTATGCCAACTTATTTTGTACATGCAGCGAGTGGGCAGGAGTGTGTCCATTTTCATCACCTGCCTCTTGAGCATCTTCCAGAACATCACCATCAGCCCCGTGAACTCCTGTTGGAAGGATCTCAAAGAAAGAGCTCCCAAGTACATTGGCTTCTCCATTTCCCTCTGCTGGATCCTGTACATGGTGGTGAATTCCATTTTTCCTCTCTATGTGCTTGGCAAATGGAATAGCAAAAACCTTATAGTGAAAAGATATTTGAGGTACTGTCTTTACACTGGTCCTGACAACATAACAAACTCATTATATGCAGCATTGCTTGTATTTCCTGAGGTTGTCTTTTCCTTGCTCATGATCTGGTCCAGTGGCTCCATGGTTCTCCTTCTGTACAGGCACAAGCAGAGGGTTCAGCACATTCACAGCATGAAAGTTTCCCCAAGATCCTGCCCTGAGTCTAGGGCCACCCAGAGAATCCTTGTCCTGGTGGGCTCCTTTCTGAGTTTCCACACACTCTCCTCCATATTAAATGTTTGTGTTACCCTTCATTTTAATCCCAGTTGGTGGTTGGTGAACACCAATGCcctgatctccatgtgttttcccaCTGTCAGCCCCTTTCTTCTCATGAACCACAACTCCTTTCTATCCAGGCTCTGCTCCTAA